In Polaribacter sp. L3A8, a genomic segment contains:
- a CDS encoding SusC/RagA family TonB-linked outer membrane protein encodes MNLKITLVFIAMLFFSAVNFAQESVTVTGNVMSKTDNEPILGANIILVGTIKGTSTDFDGNYKINVKSGDVIQFSYLGFKTKTVTFINQKTINVALEEDSNILDEIVVVGYGNQKQKNVTSALTKVSGADLQNQAVSRVEDALKGRVAGLRIQVVSSEAGGDPKITLRGPGSVTGSSSPLIVVDGVILGTDSDILGSIDNNNIESISVLKDASSVAIYGSRGANGVILVTLKKGIAGKTRFSYNTYIGYRYADKNDNFNTTISQERSRLDGLQSTVDAISPNSINYSRIIGDYNTAYAELEAMDFIASLGGGERNLQDEVFDGGFTKSHSFAVRGGSELTSYSASLGYLEDEGIALTDNFNKYNARVKIDSKSKNKKIKYGASIRVNYNDQKKLPARFTDPLRQMGHVPLYLNEEHLKYVTNFSTDVGVSTDAGKLFENLGVGSYGFSRAFDHVFTVDPNNPRAIARDPNTGLPTVSPLTSGGLTLSTTKNVHPLVHFLERSRTKKKLSLNASSYIEFELADDLHFKQTVSGVFSHNKSNEADYLYGQENRDQEAYRLERRDELNQYTFESLLRYKKSIGKHNFSPVLGFEYMQSDNYRQESEAVGFTNDFNNNISIADGGTTYTDNASEKLVSYFGRLDYNYDEKYLFQLSVRSDASTRFGPDSRTGFFPAASLGWVVTNEKFFPSNNIVSSLKIRASYGVSGSNQISNNIFESLYRFEEAFNSVSYNGSTGVKGITLANQILGWEKLREFNPGIDVTFGRGILSLTADYYTRTSEDLLLFAPTSATYGTDNWLQNLGEVKNEGVELELSSRIISKEDFRWSASGQFSLNRNTVESLGNNEQIISRIDQDTRPTEFIAKVGQPITSFYGWVYDKEIPLEWVDNPFNRFNNKYADVYVKDLNGDGVIDDDDRTELGSPYPDFEWGFNSDFTLYDFDFSFQLQGSHGAEVRVADLDQLYFESESAVNEVSNFPDKDLTVHRRFTDDHIQDASFVALRNLTIGYTLPESLTSKYNFDKLRFYVTGENLLFFTANGYEGFNPEAAGQTSDNANTPLTAGYQRGDGPVVKTISAGINFQF; translated from the coding sequence ATGAACTTAAAAATTACACTAGTATTTATTGCAATGCTTTTTTTTAGTGCAGTAAATTTTGCACAAGAAAGTGTTACAGTTACGGGTAATGTTATGTCTAAAACAGATAATGAGCCCATTCTAGGAGCTAATATTATTCTTGTAGGAACTATAAAAGGAACAAGTACAGATTTTGATGGTAATTATAAAATTAACGTTAAATCTGGAGATGTTATTCAGTTTTCTTACTTAGGCTTCAAAACTAAAACAGTAACTTTTATAAATCAAAAAACAATTAATGTAGCCTTAGAAGAAGATTCTAATATTTTAGATGAAATTGTTGTAGTTGGTTATGGTAATCAAAAACAAAAAAATGTAACGAGTGCTTTAACAAAGGTTTCTGGAGCTGATCTTCAAAACCAAGCAGTATCTCGTGTAGAGGATGCTCTTAAAGGTAGAGTTGCAGGTTTAAGAATTCAAGTAGTTTCTTCTGAAGCTGGTGGAGATCCTAAAATCACCTTAAGAGGACCTGGTTCTGTTACCGGTTCATCTTCTCCTTTAATTGTGGTTGATGGGGTTATTTTAGGTACAGATTCTGATATTTTAGGATCTATAGATAATAATAATATTGAATCTATAAGTGTTTTAAAAGATGCTTCTTCTGTTGCTATTTATGGTTCTCGTGGTGCAAATGGGGTAATTTTAGTAACCCTTAAAAAAGGGATAGCCGGTAAAACGAGATTCTCTTACAATACGTATATAGGGTATAGATATGCAGATAAAAACGATAATTTTAACACCACAATATCTCAAGAAAGATCTAGATTAGATGGTTTACAAAGTACAGTAGATGCTATTTCTCCTAATAGTATTAATTATAGTAGAATTATTGGCGATTATAATACTGCTTATGCTGAGTTAGAAGCTATGGATTTTATTGCATCATTAGGTGGTGGAGAAAGAAATCTACAAGATGAAGTTTTTGATGGAGGTTTTACAAAGAGTCATTCTTTTGCAGTAAGAGGTGGGTCTGAATTAACAAGTTATTCTGCTTCTTTAGGATATCTTGAAGATGAAGGTATCGCACTTACAGATAACTTTAATAAGTACAATGCTAGAGTAAAAATCGATAGTAAATCAAAAAATAAGAAAATTAAGTACGGGGCAAGTATTCGTGTAAATTATAACGATCAAAAAAAGTTACCAGCTAGATTTACAGATCCATTAAGACAAATGGGGCATGTGCCTTTATATTTAAATGAAGAACATTTAAAATATGTAACTAATTTTTCTACCGATGTTGGTGTTTCTACTGATGCAGGAAAATTATTTGAAAACTTAGGTGTTGGTAGTTATGGTTTTTCTAGAGCTTTCGATCATGTTTTTACTGTAGATCCTAATAATCCTAGAGCAATTGCAAGAGATCCTAATACAGGTTTGCCAACAGTTAGCCCTTTAACATCAGGTGGTTTAACGTTATCAACAACTAAAAACGTACATCCTTTAGTGCATTTCTTAGAAAGATCTAGAACCAAAAAGAAATTAAGCTTAAATGCATCTTCTTATATTGAATTTGAATTGGCAGACGATCTTCATTTTAAACAAACTGTTTCTGGTGTTTTTAGTCATAATAAATCTAACGAAGCAGATTACTTATATGGTCAAGAAAATAGAGATCAAGAAGCTTATCGATTAGAAAGAAGAGATGAATTAAATCAATATACATTTGAATCGCTTCTTAGGTATAAGAAAAGTATTGGTAAACATAACTTTAGTCCAGTTCTTGGATTTGAATATATGCAGAGTGATAATTATAGACAAGAATCAGAAGCTGTAGGTTTTACTAATGATTTTAATAATAATATATCAATTGCCGATGGTGGAACTACCTATACAGATAACGCAAGCGAGAAGCTTGTTTCTTATTTTGGAAGATTAGATTATAATTATGATGAAAAATACTTATTTCAATTATCAGTAAGAAGTGATGCAAGTACAAGATTTGGTCCAGATTCTAGAACAGGATTTTTTCCAGCTGCATCTTTAGGTTGGGTGGTAACAAACGAAAAGTTTTTCCCATCAAACAATATCGTCTCGTCTCTTAAAATAAGAGCTAGTTATGGTGTATCTGGTTCTAATCAAATATCAAATAATATATTTGAATCTTTATACAGATTTGAAGAAGCATTTAATTCTGTTAGTTATAATGGAAGTACTGGAGTTAAGGGGATTACTTTAGCAAACCAAATTCTTGGTTGGGAAAAATTAAGAGAATTTAACCCAGGTATAGATGTTACATTTGGTAGAGGTATTCTAAGCTTAACAGCAGATTATTATACAAGAACAAGTGAAGATTTATTACTGTTTGCACCTACTTCTGCTACTTATGGTACAGATAATTGGTTGCAAAACCTTGGTGAGGTAAAAAATGAAGGGGTAGAACTAGAATTAAGTTCTAGAATAATCTCTAAAGAAGACTTCCGTTGGAGTGCATCAGGACAATTTTCTTTAAACAGAAATACCGTAGAAAGTTTAGGTAATAACGAGCAAATTATTTCTAGAATAGATCAAGATACAAGACCTACAGAATTTATTGCTAAAGTTGGGCAACCAATTACTTCTTTTTATGGATGGGTATATGATAAAGAAATTCCGTTAGAATGGGTAGACAATCCTTTTAATAGATTTAACAATAAATATGCAGATGTATATGTAAAAGATTTAAATGGTGATGGTGTAATTGATGATGATGATAGAACAGAGTTAGGTAGCCCTTATCCAGATTTCGAATGGGGTTTTAATTCTGATTTTACCTTGTATGATTTTGATTTTTCTTTCCAATTACAAGGATCTCATGGAGCAGAGGTAAGAGTTGCAGATTTAGATCAGTTGTATTTTGAGAGTGAATCTGCAGTAAATGAAGTTTCTAATTTTCCAGATAAAGACTTAACGGTTCATAGAAGATTTACAGATGATCACATACAAGATGCCTCTTTTGTAGCTTTAAGAAATTTAACAATAGGGTATACGTTGCCAGAATCATTAACATCAAAATATAATTTTGATAAATTAAGATTTTATGTAACAGGAGAAAATTTATTATTCTTTACAGCTAATGGATATGAAGGATTTAACCCTGAAGCTGCTGGTCAAACATCAGATAACGCAAATACTCCGTTAACCGCAGGTTATCAAAGAGGAGATGGTCCCGTGGTTAAAACAATTTCTGCTGGTATTAACTTTCAATTTTAA
- a CDS encoding cupin domain-containing protein has product MNRFSDKYVISKELEWEELGGGVSRKFLGYDNQIMMVSVKFDKGALGAPHQHFHTQATYCVSGKFEFEIDGEKKIVEAGDGVYIEPNLLHSAVCLEEGQLIDTFSPVREDFLTGDGPSYFGDKA; this is encoded by the coding sequence ATGAATAGATTCAGTGACAAATATGTTATTTCAAAAGAATTAGAATGGGAAGAACTTGGAGGTGGAGTATCAAGAAAATTCTTAGGTTACGATAATCAAATTATGATGGTAAGTGTAAAATTTGATAAAGGAGCATTAGGTGCTCCACATCAACATTTTCATACGCAAGCTACTTATTGTGTTTCAGGTAAATTTGAATTTGAAATTGATGGAGAAAAGAAAATTGTAGAAGCAGGAGATGGTGTTTATATAGAACCTAATTTATTACATAGTGCAGTTTGTTTAGAAGAAGGACAACTAATTGACACGTTTAGCCCGGTGAGAGAAGATTTCTTAACAGGTGATGGCCCATCTTATTTTGGAGATAAGGCATAA
- a CDS encoding alginate lyase family protein, producing the protein MKLKQNILLNFTVALMVLIIFSCDKEITPVSNSKKATSTSNQHPNLILTAQGVKDIRAQLGHIPIFDSTLKVVKEEIDAEIALGIETPIPLDYSGGYTHVRHKRNMIVLQKAGVLYQILNDEKYAKYVKDMLMQYEAMYKTLPLHPKTRSYARGKLFWQCLNDANWLVYVSQAYDCVYNYLSEEERNKLETNLFKPFADHISVDSPQFYQRVHNHSTWGNAAVGMIGLVMNDQELIDRALYGIKDLKLDTEEKDDDGGFLNKDGKAGFLANIEEPFSPDGYYNEGPYYQRYAMYPFLVFAEGLHNVKPELKIFEYKEGVLLKSINALLNLSDADGDFFPLNDGQKGMSYYNDALVTAVDISYLFGKQDAGLLTIASEQNKVLLDDSGLAVALGIKKGKAKPFEKKSINLSDGPEGKQGGVAILRNEDIELVFKYASQGSSHGHYDKLSYSLYEKGDEVIQDYGLARFVNIEQKGGGNYLKENKTWAKQTIAHNTVTQNETSHYNGKYEIGSQNHPDLHYFSSDNKNVQASSAKVTNTYPGTDMQRTVAVIKDEDFEKPFVLDIMKVVSNKSNQYDFPYYFLGQVLNTNFEYTIPKTLKPLGSKNGYQHLYIEGNGKSKESNAKFSWLNKGKFYTLSTISNAKDEILFTRIGANDPDFNLRSEAAIMLRRKNTKNTLFVSTIEAHGSYSSVSESAINSKSNIKEIKVVLDTVDYTGISIRTLKGDAKLFITANTNASKEAKHSLKINNKNYTWVGSYYYK; encoded by the coding sequence ATGAAATTAAAACAAAACATACTATTAAATTTTACGGTTGCACTCATGGTGCTTATAATTTTTTCTTGCGATAAAGAAATAACTCCGGTTTCTAATAGCAAAAAGGCTACTTCAACTTCAAACCAACATCCTAATTTAATTTTAACAGCACAAGGAGTTAAAGATATTAGAGCTCAGTTGGGTCATATTCCAATTTTTGATAGCACATTAAAAGTGGTTAAAGAAGAAATAGATGCAGAAATAGCTTTAGGAATAGAGACTCCAATACCTTTAGATTATTCTGGTGGTTATACACATGTTCGTCATAAACGTAACATGATAGTATTACAGAAAGCAGGTGTTTTATATCAAATTTTAAATGACGAAAAATATGCAAAGTATGTAAAAGACATGTTAATGCAATATGAAGCGATGTATAAAACTTTACCATTGCACCCAAAAACAAGGTCTTATGCAAGAGGTAAATTATTTTGGCAATGTTTAAACGATGCAAACTGGTTGGTTTATGTAAGTCAAGCTTATGATTGTGTGTATAATTATTTATCAGAAGAAGAACGCAATAAACTAGAAACAAATTTATTTAAACCATTTGCAGATCATATTTCTGTAGATAGTCCGCAATTTTACCAAAGAGTTCACAACCACAGTACTTGGGGAAATGCTGCCGTTGGTATGATTGGTTTGGTAATGAATGATCAAGAATTAATTGATCGTGCGTTATACGGAATTAAAGATTTAAAATTAGATACAGAAGAAAAGGATGACGATGGTGGTTTTTTGAATAAAGATGGTAAAGCTGGTTTTTTAGCAAATATAGAAGAACCTTTTTCGCCAGATGGTTATTATAATGAAGGGCCTTATTATCAGCGTTATGCAATGTATCCTTTTTTAGTTTTTGCAGAAGGACTACATAATGTAAAGCCAGAATTAAAGATTTTTGAATATAAAGAGGGAGTGCTTTTAAAATCGATTAATGCACTTTTAAATTTATCGGATGCAGATGGAGATTTTTTTCCATTAAATGATGGTCAAAAAGGGATGTCATATTATAACGATGCTTTAGTTACTGCGGTAGATATTTCTTATCTTTTTGGTAAACAAGATGCAGGTTTATTAACAATTGCATCAGAACAAAATAAAGTTTTATTAGACGATTCTGGTTTGGCTGTAGCATTGGGTATAAAAAAAGGAAAAGCCAAACCTTTCGAAAAAAAGTCTATTAATTTATCTGACGGACCAGAAGGGAAACAAGGTGGTGTAGCCATTTTAAGAAACGAAGATATTGAGCTTGTTTTTAAATATGCATCACAAGGTTCTAGTCATGGTCATTATGATAAATTATCATATTCATTATATGAAAAAGGCGATGAAGTAATTCAAGATTATGGTTTAGCTCGTTTTGTAAATATTGAACAAAAAGGTGGTGGAAACTATCTAAAAGAAAACAAAACTTGGGCAAAACAAACAATTGCTCATAATACGGTAACTCAAAATGAAACTTCTCATTATAATGGTAAATATGAAATAGGTAGTCAAAATCATCCAGACCTACATTATTTTTCTTCGGATAACAAAAACGTACAAGCTTCAAGCGCAAAAGTAACCAACACCTATCCTGGTACAGATATGCAAAGAACGGTAGCGGTTATTAAAGATGAAGATTTCGAAAAACCATTTGTATTAGATATTATGAAAGTAGTTTCTAATAAATCAAATCAGTATGATTTTCCGTATTACTTTTTAGGTCAAGTTTTAAATACCAATTTTGAGTATACCATACCAAAAACATTAAAACCTTTAGGTAGTAAAAATGGATATCAACATTTATATATAGAAGGTAATGGAAAATCGAAAGAAAGCAACGCTAAATTCTCTTGGTTAAATAAAGGTAAGTTTTATACTTTATCAACTATTTCTAATGCTAAAGATGAAATACTTTTTACAAGAATTGGTGCTAATGACCCAGATTTTAATTTACGAAGCGAAGCTGCAATAATGCTAAGGAGAAAAAACACCAAAAACACACTTTTTGTATCAACAATAGAGGCGCATGGTAGTTATAGTTCTGTTTCAGAATCAGCTATCAACTCTAAAAGTAATATTAAAGAAATAAAAGTGGTTTTAGATACTGTAGATTATACAGGTATTTCCATCAGAACTTTAAAAGGAGATGCTAAACTATTTATTACAGCAAATACAAACGCTTCTAAAGAAGCAAAACATAGTTTAAAAATCAACAACAAGAATTATACTTGGGTAGGTTCTTATTATTACAAATAA
- a CDS encoding chondroitinase-B domain-containing protein codes for MKKSFLIISLFLTLLSCKENVTNEIIVGNNSELIEATKNAKAGDVIVIKNGTYKNIEIEFIGDGTKEKPIVLKAETPGKVFIEGVSNLEIGGSYLQVSGLYFRKGYSPTKDAIAFKVTEQKVANYSKVTNCVILDYNQLQRDKDDLWVQFYGTHNELSNCYIAGKTNGGPTVRVDLKGNQSIRNYHKIINNHFGPRPRKGGARGESIQLGSSFTSMSPSNTTIANNLFEECNGEVEIISSKTNFNIIKNNVFYKSEGSVVTRHGNYATIDGNYFIGDGKNKQFGGIRIVNTGHWIINNYFYNIIGENFRSPLAVMNGIPKSPLNRYNQVTDVVVAFNTYVNCKSPWQFGVGTNIAQAAVLPKSEIRSARALRSVVANNVIYNKEGDKNPIIEHDKADGVTFKNNIINNQGVDFGDAKRITASKFELSKLSDNIYIPQLASGLEIYGGFGFDTITDDLFGNSRANSNSIGATIKGELKDPLILDKTKYGANWYSNVIEAKEPTVIVATTAKGDLEEKIAAANPGDIIALSAGKYAVSKAIVINKTITIQSKENEKAEIVFTGSESVPAFELNPYGILNIKNMVLTGNDKQLLFASLKENMSNHFGLSVTGCEINNFNYVLKAYKQTFAETITFTNTSISNCENGIELSEETNDRGDYNTEYLTIENCNFTNVQQNVIDYYRGGYDESTIGGNLLVSNSTFTNCGSKEKNGMLLNHRGIVNVNITKNTFTNNKVEYVSILWGAKNNIESKNTLSNSGKIKTEENLVMKLMY; via the coding sequence ATGAAAAAATCATTTCTAATTATCAGTTTATTTTTAACACTTCTTTCTTGTAAAGAAAATGTTACAAATGAAATTATAGTAGGTAATAATTCAGAATTAATTGAAGCAACAAAAAATGCAAAAGCTGGTGATGTTATTGTTATTAAAAACGGCACCTACAAAAATATAGAAATAGAGTTTATAGGTGATGGAACAAAAGAAAAGCCTATTGTTTTAAAAGCAGAAACACCAGGTAAAGTATTTATTGAAGGAGTGTCTAATTTAGAGATTGGGGGTTCTTATTTACAAGTAAGCGGGCTTTATTTTAGAAAAGGGTATTCGCCAACAAAAGATGCGATTGCTTTTAAAGTAACAGAACAAAAAGTAGCAAATTATAGTAAAGTTACTAATTGTGTAATTTTAGATTATAACCAATTACAGAGAGATAAAGATGATTTATGGGTTCAGTTTTATGGTACACATAACGAATTAAGTAATTGTTATATTGCTGGTAAAACAAACGGAGGACCAACAGTAAGAGTAGATTTAAAAGGAAACCAAAGTATTAGAAATTACCACAAAATTATAAATAATCATTTTGGACCAAGACCTAGAAAAGGTGGGGCTAGAGGAGAATCTATTCAATTAGGAAGTAGTTTTACATCTATGTCTCCAAGTAACACAACGATTGCAAATAATTTATTTGAAGAATGTAATGGTGAAGTTGAAATTATTTCTAGTAAAACAAATTTCAATATTATTAAGAACAATGTGTTCTATAAAAGTGAAGGGTCTGTAGTTACGCGTCATGGTAATTATGCTACAATTGATGGTAATTATTTTATTGGTGATGGTAAAAACAAACAATTTGGTGGAATTAGAATTGTTAACACAGGACATTGGATTATCAATAACTATTTTTATAATATTATAGGTGAAAACTTTAGGAGTCCATTAGCAGTTATGAATGGTATTCCTAAATCTCCATTAAATAGATACAATCAAGTTACAGATGTTGTTGTGGCATTTAATACCTATGTAAATTGTAAATCGCCTTGGCAATTTGGTGTAGGTACAAATATTGCACAAGCAGCTGTATTACCAAAATCAGAAATTCGTTCTGCAAGAGCGCTAAGAAGTGTTGTTGCTAATAATGTAATTTATAATAAAGAAGGAGATAAGAATCCTATTATAGAACATGACAAAGCAGATGGTGTAACTTTTAAAAATAACATCATTAATAACCAAGGAGTAGATTTTGGAGATGCTAAAAGAATTACTGCAAGTAAATTTGAGTTATCAAAATTAAGCGATAATATCTACATTCCTCAATTAGCAAGTGGTTTGGAAATCTATGGTGGATTTGGTTTTGATACTATTACCGATGATCTTTTTGGAAATTCTAGAGCAAATTCTAATTCTATTGGAGCAACGATTAAAGGAGAATTAAAAGATCCTTTAATTTTAGATAAAACAAAATATGGAGCAAACTGGTATTCTAATGTAATAGAAGCTAAAGAACCTACAGTTATTGTGGCTACAACTGCTAAAGGAGATTTAGAAGAAAAAATTGCAGCAGCAAATCCAGGAGATATCATTGCATTAAGTGCAGGTAAGTATGCTGTTTCTAAAGCGATTGTAATTAATAAAACAATTACCATTCAATCCAAAGAAAATGAAAAAGCAGAAATTGTTTTTACAGGATCAGAGAGCGTACCAGCATTTGAATTGAATCCTTACGGTATTTTAAATATCAAAAATATGGTACTTACAGGAAATGATAAGCAATTACTTTTTGCTAGTTTAAAAGAAAACATGTCTAATCATTTTGGTTTAAGTGTAACCGGATGTGAAATTAATAACTTTAATTATGTTTTAAAAGCTTACAAACAAACATTTGCAGAAACAATTACTTTTACAAATACATCAATTTCTAATTGTGAAAACGGAATTGAATTATCTGAGGAAACAAATGATAGAGGAGATTACAATACAGAATATTTAACTATTGAAAATTGTAACTTTACAAACGTACAGCAAAACGTGATAGATTATTATAGAGGTGGTTATGATGAGTCTACTATTGGTGGAAACTTATTAGTGTCTAATAGTACTTTTACCAATTGTGGAAGCAAGGAAAAGAACGGTATGTTATTAAATCATAGAGGTATTGTAAACGTAAATATTACCAAAAATACATTTACAAATAATAAAGTTGAATATGTTTCTATCTTATGGGGAGCAAAAAATAATATCGAATCTAAAAATACATTAAGTAATTCTGGTAAAATAAAAACTGAAGAAAATTTAGTAATGAAATTGATGTATTAA